Proteins co-encoded in one Papaver somniferum cultivar HN1 chromosome 5, ASM357369v1, whole genome shotgun sequence genomic window:
- the LOC113278985 gene encoding uncharacterized protein LOC113278985: MVTVSIGEVLISGVHAHVKKSHRKFLWSEMEIISQIQKPWVVVGDFNAIISPEEKFGGKAPNRSSMMDFLHCLNECNLIQAPSTGQQYTWSNCQQGTKRILCVLDRAVFNSLWLQKYGDWGYKVGLRIISDHAPLLCGCASIPRPKNVPWKFQKMWIDHPLFLSEVKKVWTENIIGDPSFIFLQKLKNLKKVLNEWNWSIFDNINTKIKEAEVKVQKAMELSDQNPLDEDLLANLVVAQNEYATREVQANTLMRLKSREKWIKDGSANTAYFHARMKIRQARNTISELEDADGNIISDQSQISNILVKHFQQKFEAQNVDVSEELLDVIPSVITNEDQEMLDSIPTTEEIKKIVFEMNSDSAPGPDGFPGSFYKSCWDIIQLDLKDAIQFCWRRRFIPKGLNSNFLTLIPKCAGAKKPSQYIPIGLSNVLFKIFTKIISVRMNGLMEKLISSQQAAYVKGRSIQEQILLASEMVNEMRKKRRGGNVALKLDISQAYDSVSCTFLLKVMRKYGFSSSWCNWLLSIFESAKLSVMINGGPCGFFLMHKGLKQGDPLSPILFILMEDVLSRNITNLVNTGQITPMVVRNGIYPTHLFFADDVFLFCNGAKKTLLCLFKLIEKYQHSSGQMINKAKSKCFIDGTNSVRKHQISSIIGMDISCFPDKYLGIILAPGRVTTEMVWPMVLMLQSKLATWKGKLLSFHDRLILVKTVLCSYPLYNMAVYKWPSSVIKICEKLIRNFLWSGDGEIRKYKTLSWKKICVPYNEGGLGIRRLEVFNKILLMKMMWKLIYSSDEWALFFTAKFKDKYGIRFLKWKLSSVRAGLQWAWLTLQEDISWKVGNGANISVWFDNWYGSSPLINEIGYTEFIHNNMQLKVQNLIRINQWNIHPQLQHLLQYDNLPQIHSESDSIIWNLHTSGLFNNAKAVEKIRHKEDKVEWSSYIWRKSLHPTIASNIWKLLQGVYVNYDMKRKQGYEMLSRCCICKSEQDFMEHTLWLCEFSVHVWNCISNMFQFPRPYSFSDVFSAAKQHSPFIDEVWTVSSCTVIKELWFQRNGIFFEGGDVNFHGFKHRIMKTVKEHGVRIRGVRWNKNYENQILSYLKIDS, from the coding sequence ATGGTAACAGTCAGTATTGGTGAAGTATTAATCTCTGGTGTTCATGCTCATGTTAAAAAAAGTCATAGGAAGTTTCTCTGGTCTGAGATGGAAATTATTAGTCAGATACAAAAACCATGGGTTGTTGTAGGTGATTTCAATGCTATAATTTCACctgaagaaaaatttggtggtaaaGCTCCTAACAGAAGTTCAATGATGGATTTTCTTCATTGCCTGAATGAATGCAACTTAATTCAAGCTCCTAGCACAGGACAGCAATACACCTGGTCCAATTGTCAACAAGGTACAAAAAGAATCCTATGTGTCTTAGATAGAGCTGTTTTCAATTCTTTGTGGTTACAAAAATATGGTGATTGGGGATATAAGGTTGGATTAAGGATAATTTCAGATCATGCTCCTTTATTATGTGGTTGTGCAAGtataccaagaccaaaaaatgttCCCTGGAAATTTCAGAAAATGTGGATTGATCATCCATTATTCTTAAGTGAAGTGAAGAAAGTATGGACTGAGAATATTATTGGAGATCCATCATTTATTTTCTTGCAGAAGCTAAAGAATTTAAAAAAGGTTCTAAATGAGTGGAATTGGAGTATTTTTGATAACATTAATACAAAAATTAAAGAGGCAgaagtgaaggttcaaaaagcaatgGAGCTATCTGATCAAAATCCCTTAGATGAAGATCTCTTAGCCAACTTAGTAGTAGCTCAAAATGAATATGCAACAAGAGAAGTTCAAGCAAATACTCTTATGAGACTTAAATCCAGAGAAAAATGGATTAAAGATGGTTCTGCAAACACTGCATACTTCCATGCTAGAATGAAGATTAGACAAGCAAGAAATACAATCAGTGAACTAGAAGATGCAGATGGAAATATTATTAGTGATCAATCTCAAATTTCAAACATTTTAGTCAAACATTTTCAACAAAAATTTGAAGCTCAAAATGTGGATGTTTCTGAAGAATTGCTGGATGTTATTCCTTCAGTTATTACAAATGAAGATCAAGAAATGTTGGACTCCATTCCCACCACAGAAGAAATCaagaaaattgtttttgaaatgAACTCAGATAGTgcacctggtccagatggatttcctGGATCATTTTATAAAAGTTGCTGGGATATAATTCAATTGGATTTAAAAGATGCCATACAATTCTGTTGGAGAAGAAGGTTTATCCCCAAGGGCCTAAATTCAAATTTCCTAACCCTCATTCCTAAATGTGCAGGTGCTAAGAAACCAAGTCAATACATACCAATTGGATTGAGTAATGTATTATTCAAAATTTTCACAAAGATAATTTCTGTCAGAATGAATGGACTCATGGAGAAGTTAATTTCATCACAACAGGCTGCTTATGTTAAAGGGAGAAGCATTCAAGAACAAATACTTCTAGCTTCAGAGATGGTTAATGAAATGAGGAAAAAGAGAAGAGGTGGTAATGTGGCTTTGAAACTGGACATATCTCAGGCTTATGATTCTGTAAGTTGTACTTTTCTTCTTAAAGTTATGCGCAAATATGgattttcttcatcttggtgtaaTTGGTTGTTAAGCATTTTTGAATCTGCAAAATTATCAGTAATGATCAATGGAGGACCATGTGGTTTTTTCTTAATGCATAAGGGTCTTAAGCAGGGTGATCCATTATCCCCTAtcttatttattttgatggaggaTGTATTGAGTAGGAATATCACAAATTTGGTTAATACAGGGCAAATAACTCCAATGGTAGTCAGGAATGGAATATACCCAACtcacttattttttgctgatgatgttttcTTGTTCTGCAATGGAGCTAAGAAGACTTTGCTTTGTCTATTCAAGCTGATTGAAAAATATCAACATAGCTCTGGTCAGATGATTAACAAAGCCAAAAGCAAGTGTTTTATTGATGGCACCAATTCAGTCAGAAAGCACCAAATTAGCAGTATAATTGGTATGGATATATCTTGTTTTCCAGATAAGTATCTTGGTATCATTCTAGCTCCAGGAAGAGTAACTACAGAAATGGTCTGGCCAATGGTACTTATGCTTCAGAGTAAACTTGCAACTTGGAAAGGAAAATTACTATCCTTTCATGATAGACTGATTCTTGTTAAAACAGTGTTGTGCAGTTACCCTCTTTACAATATGGCAGTTTACAAATGGCCATCTTCTGTTATTAAGATCtgtgaaaaactaataagaaacttTCTATGGTCAGGTGATGGTGAGATTAGAAAGTACAAAACTTTATCTTGGAAGAAGATCTGTGTGCCATACAATGAAGGTGGCTTGGGTATTAGAAGGCTAGAAGtatttaacaaaattttgctaatgaaaatgatgtggaaattGATATACTCATCAGATGAATGGGCTCTGTTTTTTACAGCTAAGTTCAAAGATAAATATGGTATAAGGTTTTtaaaatggaaattatcatctgtaAGAGCAGGTCTGCAATGGGCTTGGCTTACTTTACAAGAAGACATCTCTTGGAAGGTTGGAAATGGAGCTAACATCTCTGTCTGGTTTGATAACTGGTATGGATCATCCCCACTAATCAATGAAATTGGTTACACAGAATTTATCCATAACAATATGCAATTAAAAGTTCAGAACTTAATCAGGATTAACCAATGGAATATACATCCTCAGTTGCAGCATTTGTTACAGTATGATAATTTGCCTCAGATCCACAGTGAAAGTGATTCCATAATATGGAACCTACATACAAGTGGTCTGTTCAATAATGCAAAGGCAGtggagaaaataagacacaaggaaGACAAGGTAGAATGGTCTTCTTATATATGGAGAAAATCCTTGCATCCAACTATTGCCAGcaacatttggaaacttttgCAGGGAGTTTATGTGAATTATGACATGAAAAGAAAGCAGGGATATGAAATGCTTTCTAGGTGTTGTATCTGCAAATCAGAACAGGATTTTATGGAGCATACACTGTGGCTTTGTGAATTCAGTGTTCATGTTTGGAATTGTATTAGCAATATGTTTCAATTTCCCAGGCCATACTCTTTTTCAGATGTTTTCTCTGCAGCAAAACAACACAGTCCTTTCATTGATGAAGTATGGACTGTTTCTTCTTGTACTGTCATTAAGGAACTATGGTTTCAAAGAAACGGGATTTTCTTTGAAGGTGGTGATGTTAACTTTCATGGCTTCAAGCACAGGATAATGAAGACAGTCAAAGAACATGGAGTTAGAATAAGAGGAGTTAGATGGAATAAAAACTATGAAAATCAAATTCTTAGTTACcttaaaattgattcttaa